From Sphingobium sp. B2D3C:
GCCTGTATGATGGCACTGTGCTCGCCGGTCGCTGAGGCCGGCACTCCCCGACGAGACAGCACGAACCGGCGCCCGCGCGGCGCATGAGGAATGGAAGAGGACGTCCAATGGCCACGCGTTTGCTGCAACATCAGGCACCTTCTGGCGCGCGATCCGTGATTCTCGCCGTGGATGACGAGGCTTGGCTGCTGCAGGGCAGCAGCAACATCCGAGCGCTGGCGCAGGACGCTCTCGCGCGGCGTCAGTCCCTGCTGGAGACCGTGCAGCATTATGCCAAAGGTGCCTCTGTGGATCTCGCCGCCGCCTTCTTAGCCGGCGAATTGCTCGCGCCGATCGATCATGAAGACCCGGCCCATCTGCTGATGACCGGCACCGGTCTTACCCATCTCGGCTCCGCGGAAGGGCGGGACAAGATGCACAAGCAGGCGCTGCAGGCCGAAACGCTGACAGACTCGATGCGCATCTTCCTGGAAGGGCTGGAAGGCGGCAAGCCCGCACCTGGCGAGATCGGCCAGCAACCGGAATGGTTCTACAAAGGCGATGGGTCCCAGCTCCTCGGCCCGCACCAGCCCCTGGACATGCCAGCCTTCGCGCAGGATGGCGGCGAAGAACCGGAACTGGCCGGCATCTACATCATCGATGCAGACGGGAAGCCGTGGCGGCTCGGCTTCGCGCTTGCCAACGAGTTCAGCGATCATGTGACCGAGCGGCACAATTATCTCTGGCTCGCCCACTCCAAGCTCCGCAAGGCCGCGCTCGGGCCGGAATTGCTGCTCGGCCCTTCCCCAACCCATATCGAGGGGACCAGCCGCATCCGCCGGGGGGATGACGTGATCTGGGAGAAGCCTTTCCTCTCGGGCGAGGCGAACATGTCCCACAGCATCGCCAATCTCGAGCATCATCACTTCAAATATGCGCTGTTCCGCCGGCCGGGTGACCTGCACGTGCATTTCTTCGGCACGGCCACCTTGTCCTTCAGTGATGGCGTGAGCGCGCAGGAAGGTGACGTGTTCGAGATCAGCGCGGCACCCTTCACGCTCCCGGTCTCCAACCCGCTCACGCGCATGGCAGAGACCCGCGTCAGCCCGGGCGTGCTGTAATGAGCGCCAGCCCCATTCGCATCGCGCTGCAAGGCGTGGGCAAAATCGCGCGCGACCAGCATTTTCCCGCCATCGCCGCCAATCCCGAATTCGCCCTGACCGCGACCGTCAGCCGCCATCCCGCCGGCTTGGACGATATCCCCCATTTCAGCGATCTTGAGGCGCTGATCGCCCATGGCCCGGAGGTGGATGCGATCGCGCTCTGCACACCGCCTCAGGTGCGCTATGCGCTCGCCGCCCGCGCCATCGAGGCCGGTTTGCATGTATTTCTGGAAAAGCCGCCCGGCGCCACCCTGTCGGAAGTCATTGCGCTGCAAGGTCTGGCGGAGGCGGCAGGCGCCACCCTCTTCGCCTCCTGGCATTCGCGCTATGCCGCCGGCGTCGAGCCGGCGCGCCAATGGCTGGCCGAGCGGCGGATCGAGCATGTGTCGATCATCTGGCGCGAGGATGTGCGCGTGTGGCATCCGGGGCAGGACTGGATCTGGCAACCCGGTGGCCTTGGTGTGTTCGATCCCGGCATCAATGCCCTCTCGATCCTCACGCAGATCCTGCCCAACCCGGTGTTCCTCAAGGATGCCACGCTGCAATTCCCCGAGAACCGGGCTGCGCCGATTGCCGCCGATCTGCGCTTGTCCGACACGCTCGGCACGCCAATCCACATGGATCTCGACTGGCGCCAGACCGGGCCGCAGAGCTGGGACATCATCATAGAGACCGACGCCGGGACTGTGCATCTGGCTAAGGGCGGCGCTGTGCTCTCCCTGCCCAAGGGCACGGTCGAGAGCCCCGATGTTGAATATCCCGGCCTCTATGCTCGCTTCGCCGAACTGGTGCGCGATGGGCGCAGCGATGTTGACGCCGCGCCGCTCTGCATTGTCGCCGACAGTTTCCTGCGCGGCCAACGCGTGCAGGTGGAAGCCTTCGAGGATTGAGCCGGAAAATCTGACTGTAAGGGGTTGCCGAATCCTGATCGGCCAATCATGATAACGCTACCAACAAAGAGTGGGGAGAGGACGATGAGCGTGTGCGGCGCGAGGCGGGGCTTGGGATATGCCCGACCTGTTCTGGCGCTCGGCTGTCTGCTTACGGCCAGCGGCGCATTGGCCGCCCCTCAGCTTTCCCCGGTCTGGACGGATCAGGCCGTCATCCAGCGCGACGCGCCTA
This genomic window contains:
- the araD1 gene encoding AraD1 family protein, with product MATRLLQHQAPSGARSVILAVDDEAWLLQGSSNIRALAQDALARRQSLLETVQHYAKGASVDLAAAFLAGELLAPIDHEDPAHLLMTGTGLTHLGSAEGRDKMHKQALQAETLTDSMRIFLEGLEGGKPAPGEIGQQPEWFYKGDGSQLLGPHQPLDMPAFAQDGGEEPELAGIYIIDADGKPWRLGFALANEFSDHVTERHNYLWLAHSKLRKAALGPELLLGPSPTHIEGTSRIRRGDDVIWEKPFLSGEANMSHSIANLEHHHFKYALFRRPGDLHVHFFGTATLSFSDGVSAQEGDVFEISAAPFTLPVSNPLTRMAETRVSPGVL
- a CDS encoding Gfo/Idh/MocA family protein, coding for MSASPIRIALQGVGKIARDQHFPAIAANPEFALTATVSRHPAGLDDIPHFSDLEALIAHGPEVDAIALCTPPQVRYALAARAIEAGLHVFLEKPPGATLSEVIALQGLAEAAGATLFASWHSRYAAGVEPARQWLAERRIEHVSIIWREDVRVWHPGQDWIWQPGGLGVFDPGINALSILTQILPNPVFLKDATLQFPENRAAPIAADLRLSDTLGTPIHMDLDWRQTGPQSWDIIIETDAGTVHLAKGGAVLSLPKGTVESPDVEYPGLYARFAELVRDGRSDVDAAPLCIVADSFLRGQRVQVEAFED